The Actinopolymorpha sp. NPDC004070 genome includes the window TTCAGGAGAAGACAGTCACGGCGATGCTCACCGACCTGAACGAAGGTTTCCCAGGTCACGCGCACGGGTTGGGTTTCGAGCTCGACCAGCGGTTCTACATGGGCGCGTTGTCGTCACCGCGTACAGCCGGGCACACCGGCTTCACCGGGACGTCGGTGGTCATCGACCTGTTGTCGCGTTCCATCGCCGTCCTGACAACCAACCGGGTCCATCCACGCAGGGAGTGGAGCAGCGTCAACGTCGCGCGCCGCACGGTCGCCGACCACGTGGCGCAGGCACTCGACGTCACACCGCGACGTGGTCGCACCGCGTGGTACGCCGGTCACGCGGACGACAGCACAGCGACGCTGACGTTGCCGGTGACGTTGCGGGAGAGACGCACCAGGCTCGGCTTCGACCTGTTCGTGGACACCGAAACCGCAGACGTCCTGACACTGGAGTTGTCCCGCGACGGTGGCGCTACGTGGTCGCCGCTGCCGTACGTCGTGTCGAGTCGCGGACGGATCGCTAACCATGACGGCTCTATCCGGGGATTCACCGGACGGCATTGGCAGCAGGCGTACGCTGAGGTCGACGAATCGCCAGGTCAGGTCCAGCTTCGCTGGCGATACGTCACCGATCCGCTCTACCAGGGTCGCGGTGTCTACGTCGATGAGGTCCGGTTGGGTGACGCGCAGGGCACGCTGTTCAACGGGGAGCGGGAAGCCGATCGCTTCCTCGCGGACGGCTGGTCACTGGCAAGGCGCTGAACCGTTCGTCACCGACAGTGCACGCTAGCGACACGGCAGGGAGCACGGACACTGGTCCGGCTTCCGGCTCGCCGGGTGGTCGACGGCGATGGTGGTGGTCGGTGGTGAACCCCGCTCCGGTGTTCCGGAACGAGGTTCGGCCAGGTGGCGGTCGCGAGCGTGGCTGGACACGTGCTCCCAGGTTGCGAGGGTAAGTTACTTTCCACTATGGGCAAGAATTCGAAGATTCCTGAGGCCGACCCGGTGGCCGAAGGCGTCGTGATCCGGATCCGGGCCCTCGCTCCTTCGTTGTCACCGGCCGAGCGCCGCGTGGCCAGCCTCGTCCTCGAGGATCCCGAGGGGGCGTCCGCCCGGACCATCACCGAGCTGGCCCGCGCGGCGGGCACGTCGGAGACGACGGTCATCAGGTTCTGCAAGGTTCTAGGACTACCCGGCTACCCGGAGCTGCGGCTTCGGCTGGCGGCGGAGTCGGCCCGCGAATCCGCCCGCGACGGCGACCGCGGCCGGGTCGTCGGCAGCGACATCGGTCCTGACGACTCGATGGCGCAGATCGTGGAGAAGGTCGCGTTCGCCGACGCACGTGCGGTGGAGGAGACCGCCCGCCAGCTCGACGTCGAGGTGGTGGAGACGGTGTCGGAGGTACTCGCCGCCGCACGGCGCACCGAGCTCTTCGGTGTGGGCGCGAGTGCCTTCGTGGCCCTGGACTTCCAGCAGAAGCTGCACCGCATCGGCCGGTTGGCGTTCGCATGGGTCGACACCCACGCCGCGCTGGCCAGTGCCGCGCTGCTCGGCCCGGGCGACGTCGCGGTCGGCATCTCCCACACCGGCATGACGGGCGACACGATGGAGGTGCTCGCCCAGGCACGCGACCGGGGCGCGACCACGGTGGCGCTGACCAACTTCCCGCGGTCCCCGATCGCGGAGGTCGCCGACTACGTACTCACCACGGCGGCACGGGAGACCACGTTCCGTTCCGGCGCAACCGCCAGCCGGATCGCCCAGCTCACCGTGGTGGACTGCCTGTTCGTGGCGGTGGCCAGGCGTCACTACGACAAGACGATGGGCGCGCTCGAGGTGACCTTCGACGCGATCAGTGGACGCCGGGTGGCGGCTTCGCGCGGACGGCGTTGATGGGTGATTCGCGGAGCGAGCCGCGTCGGGAGAAGGGAACCCGACCGGTGATCGAGGACTTCGTACGCGTGGAATCACCCACGGAGGCACGCAATCCGCGCACCACGCAGATCGACCGGGTACCCACCCTCGCGGTGCTGGAACTCATCAACGACGAGGACCAGCAGGTGGCGGGCGCGGTCCGTGCCGTGCTGCCCCGCCTTGCCGCCGCGGTCGACCTCGCGGTGCAGGCGCTGCGCGAGGGACGTCGCGTCCACTACGTCGGAGCCGGCACCTCCGGACGCCTCGGCGTGCTCGACGCCGCGGAGTTGCCGCCGACGTTCAACGTGCCGCGCGGCTGGTTCGTGACCCACGCGGCCGGCGGGCCGACCGCCCTGCTGCGTGCGATCGAGGGCGCCGAGGACGACGAGGAGGCCGGGGCCGCGGAGATCGCGGAGTCTGCGGTGGCCGGTGACGTGGTGGTCGGGCTCGCCGCGAGCGGCCGGACGCCGTACGTCGTCGGTGCGCTGCGGGCCGCCCGCCGGCTCGGCGCCGCCACCGTCCTGGTCACCGCCAACCCCTCGGCTGCCGTGGGCAGTGAGGTCGACGTGTTCGTCGCGGTCGACACCGGCCCGGAGGTGGTCGCGGGCTCCACCCGGATGAAGGCGGGCACCGCGCAGAAGCTGATCCTGAACGCCTTCTCCACCGCGGTGATGGTCCGGATGGGCCGGACGTACTCCAACCTGATGGTCGACCTGATGGCCACCAACGCCAAGCTGCGCGGGCGGATGCTGGAGATCCTCGGCGAGGCG containing:
- a CDS encoding MurR/RpiR family transcriptional regulator — encoded protein: MGKNSKIPEADPVAEGVVIRIRALAPSLSPAERRVASLVLEDPEGASARTITELARAAGTSETTVIRFCKVLGLPGYPELRLRLAAESARESARDGDRGRVVGSDIGPDDSMAQIVEKVAFADARAVEETARQLDVEVVETVSEVLAAARRTELFGVGASAFVALDFQQKLHRIGRLAFAWVDTHAALASAALLGPGDVAVGISHTGMTGDTMEVLAQARDRGATTVALTNFPRSPIAEVADYVLTTAARETTFRSGATASRIAQLTVVDCLFVAVARRHYDKTMGALEVTFDAISGRRVAASRGRR
- the murQ gene encoding N-acetylmuramic acid 6-phosphate etherase; translation: MGDSRSEPRREKGTRPVIEDFVRVESPTEARNPRTTQIDRVPTLAVLELINDEDQQVAGAVRAVLPRLAAAVDLAVQALREGRRVHYVGAGTSGRLGVLDAAELPPTFNVPRGWFVTHAAGGPTALLRAIEGAEDDEEAGAAEIAESAVAGDVVVGLAASGRTPYVVGALRAARRLGAATVLVTANPSAAVGSEVDVFVAVDTGPEVVAGSTRMKAGTAQKLILNAFSTAVMVRMGRTYSNLMVDLMATNAKLRGRMLEILGEATGEDQQTCARALTDAGGELKTALVAVLGGVGPEVARAALERADGHVHAALADVRRV